In Chryseobacterium gotjawalense, the following are encoded in one genomic region:
- the rpsR gene encoding 30S ribosomal protein S18 produces MAIDDMAKQASAGGESEVRFLTPLDINTKSDKKYCRFKKFGIKHVDYKDADFLLQFVNEQGKILPRRYTGTSLKYQRKVSAAIKRARHLAMMPYVADLLK; encoded by the coding sequence ATGGCAATAGATGATATGGCTAAGCAAGCCTCAGCAGGAGGAGAATCTGAAGTAAGATTTTTAACTCCACTTGACATTAATACAAAATCTGACAAAAAATACTGTAGATTCAAAAAATTCGGAATCAAACATGTAGATTATAAAGATGCAGATTTCCTTCTTCAGTTCGTAAACGAGCAAGGTAAAATTTTACCAAGAAGATATACAGGAACTTCTTTGAAATACCAAAGAAAAGTATCTGCAGCCATCAAAAGAGCAAGACACTTGGCAATGATGCCTTATGTAGCGGATCTTTTGAAATAA